The genomic window CAGGGCGTCAGCAGCATCCCTTCGCCCGGCTCGATGCTGGCGCGGCCCAGGAAGCCCTTGCGGCGCGTCTCGAACGTGTCGGCGATGGCCAGGCGCGAGGCCACGACGTTGCCCTTCGTGAGGTTGCGGCAGACCATGGACGGCGGGTCCTGCTTGGCATCCGGTTCTTTGGCAGCGCGCGGCTCCTGCGCCTTCTCGCCTGCCGCGCACAGCACAGCGACAAGCCACAGCCCCAGGCATCTCCACGCGGTTGCCACTTCCCACACCCCCGTAGGGTGCGCATGCTTGCACACCTTCCCAGTCCCGCGTGCGGGTACGCACGCCCTCCAATATTGTAGCATCCGCCCCACGCCTTGCAACATGCCGTCGCGCGCGCTGGAGTCGCCGCAGCCAGTGCGCCTCTCCCGAGGGGACCGCCGCTGAAGCGTCGGGCTCTCCCCGGGCATCTGGGCGCCGGCGTCGCGGCGCTCGCCCTCGCCTACGTCAAGCGGCCGTCCATGAACTGTACGACCCAGAGAAGGACCCCACCGAGCTCGGGAATGTGGCCGAGCGGGCCGAGCCCCCGTATTGGTCTTGTCAACACGGCGCGAAGCTGCTATCATTTGGGTCATGCGGCTGTCACATCGCACACGGCTGGGCTGGCATCGTTTCCTGTTGGGCTGCGCCGTGCTGGGGGCAGTGGCCGTGTCGCACACCGCGGCGGGCGAGGCCGAGCCGGACGCCACAGCCAGAGTCCTCGTGCCCGGCCTCGACCTCGAAATCGTGGCCACAACGGCTCTGCGCTTCACCCCCGACCACACCCGCACCTATGCGGCGCGCCTGGCCGACGCCGCCCGCCAGCTCTTCGATTCCGGCGGCAGCACTCCCCCCGGCAACCCCGAGCCCACCTATCGCGTTCTGGTCGAACACGCGGGCACCATCGAGCTCGGCAGCACGCCCTACGTCCTGGCCACGCGCGGCCGCGTGTTCCGCGAAGGCGAATTCAGCGGTGGCGAAGAGCGCCGCTGGTTCCTGCGCGTCAAGCGCGACTGCGTGGTGCGCTTCAGCGTCATGCGCCGCTCCGGCGACGCCTTCGTGGTGCCGATCCAGGCCGTTCTCAAGGAGCCGCCTACCCCCGACGAGGAGGCCTACGGCGGCGTCGAGATCGCCGCCGCCGTGCGCACGGCCTCCGACGCCAAGCCCTGGTGCCCCCTCACGCGCGACGAGGCCAGGGCCAAAGCCCTCGCCGCCCTCGTGCCCCCGGCCCAGAGGCTCCAACTCCAGATCGCCCGCCAACTGGTCGAGGTCCGCACCACCCGCCTCGTGCCGCCTACGAGCCCCTCAGGCAACGCCGCTGCCCAGTGGGCGCTCCTGCCTGCCGAAGTCACCCTCGCCAATCTCGCGCCCTGGGTGCTCCTCCACGCCAGAGTCAGGACCCCGGCCAAGAGCCCGCGCGGACGCGGCCTCTATGCCGTCGAGGCCGACCTCTCGGGCGCCGTACCTCCCGGCAAGGACAAGCTGGTTCACGGACGGGCCTCCGAGGTCCCCCGCGACGAGTCCCCGCCCCCCCAGGAGATCACCGAGCTTCGCTGGGCGCTCAAGTAGCACACAAGACCCGTGCCAACGGACACTACGGACAAGATGGACGGTACGGCCTGCCCCGCAATGCGCCCACGCGTGGTTGAGTCCACGGTGTCTATCGTATCCATTCTGTCCGTCATGCCCCTGAGGAGCCCGTCATGCCTGCCACCGTCGTCGCCACGCAGCTCTACGGTTGGACACAGCCCGAGAACTTCCCCAACCGCCCGCCGCTCATGGAGCGGCTTGACGAGGCGTTCGCCGCCATCAAGCGTGCCGGCATAGACAACGTGGAGGGCGACACGGCCATGGCCGCCGACCCGCGCTTCACCGCCGCCCTCGAGCGCCACAAGCTCGGCTTCCCGGCTTCCTACAGCGGCGGCACCTTCCACATCGAGGACGAAGCCCCCAAGTCCATCGCCGCCATGGTTGCCAATGCCAGGGTGGCGAAGGAGCTCGGCGTGCGCGTCATCAACTGCAACCCCGCCGTCAAACCTGGCGGCGCCGAGAAGACCGACGAGGAACTCGCCACCCAGGCCAAGTGGCTCGACGCTTGCGGCGACGAGCTCCGCGCCCTCGGCATCCGCTTCGCCCTGCACAACCACTCGCCCGAAATGCGCTCCGCCGCACGCGAAGTGCATTCGTGGATGAGCGGCACCGACCCTGCGAACGTCTGGTTCAACGCCGACGTCGAATGGATCCGCCACGGCGGCGGCGACCCCGTGGCCCTGCTCGAGGTCTACGGCCGCCGCACCGCCTCGCTCCACGTGCGCGATGCGATCGGCACCACCTGGGTGCAGGCCCTCGGAGAGGGCGACATAGACTTTCCCGCCATCGCGGCCGTCCTTAAGCGCAAGGGATTCGCCGGTCCCATCTCCATCGAGCACGCCACGATGCAAGGGACCCAGATCACTCGTAGCTTTGAGGAGAATCACAGGATCAGCCGCGACTTCATCCGCCGCGTCTTCGGTGTGTGACCCACCGATGCGAAGGGACTTCAGCACCATCCAGCTCGACATCTCCTGGTCTTTCGCCGAGTGCACCGCGCGCGAGACGGGCTACATCACCCACGGCTACCACCGCTACCCGGCCAAGTTCATTCCGCAGGTAGCGGCGCGCCTCATCCGCGAGCACTCGGCGCCGGGCGACGTCGTGCTCGACCCCTTCATGGGTTCCGGCACCACGCTGGTCGAGGCCCTGGTGGCGGGCCGGCGGGCGCGCGGCTGCGACCTCAATCCCGCCGCCCTCATTGCCGCGCGTGCCAAGACCACGCCCATCGCGCCCGACCGCCTGCACGTCGCCCTCCGCCGCTTCGAGCAGCGCCTCGCCTGGCTGACCGAGGAGCGCCGCGGCCCCACCCTCTTCCCCCCACCCGAGCCCATCCTGCCCCTGAATCGGGAGCGCCTCGACTGGTGGTTCCCCCGCGGCCAACAGCGATCGCTCGGCACCATCCTGGCCCTCATCGAGGCCGAGGAGGACCCCGCCATCCGCGCCTTCCTGCGCTGCGCGTTTTCGCACACCCTCAAGACCGCCTCCTACTGGCTCATGAAGAGCAGCAAACCCACCCGCGACAGGGCTAAACTCGCCCTCGGCGTCCCCGACCCTGTGCGCCCACTGCTGCGCCACTTGCGGAAAATGCAGCGGGCCAACCTCGTCTTCTGGCACACCGTGCCCGATGCCCTCCGCTGCAGACCCCAGCGCGCCTGCGACCTGCGACTAGCCGACGCCCGCCGCCTGCCCTGGAGCGCCCGGAGCGTCGCCCTGGTGGTCACAAGCCCTCCGTACGTAACCTCTTACGAATACGCCGACCTGCACGAGCTGACCACCCTGTGGCTCGGCCACACCGTTGAAGAAGGCGGGCCCCGTCGTCGCGAGACCCGGGACAGGGACCTCCCGCCCGCAGTCCCTCCCCTCGTGAAGGCTGGCTTCATTGGCTCGGCTGCTGCGCGCAGCCGCGAGCGCGCCGAGGCCGATAGCCCGCTCGCCCGCGAGATCGTCGCCGCGCTGCGCCTGCGTAGCCTGGCCAAGGCCGAGGAGGTGCGCCAGTACTTCCTCGATATGCAGACCGCCTTCCGGCAGATGCGCCGCGTGCTCAGGCCAGGCGGCACCCTGTGCGACGTCATCGGCAACACCGCCCTCGATGGCGTGCCCATCCTCAACGCACAGGTCCACGTCGAACTCCTTGAACATCTTGGGCTTACGCTGGTGGATGTCGTCAAACGGGCTATCCCCGTCAAGACCCTGCCCCAGGTGCGCAACCCCCAGAGCGGCAAGTTCACCTCCGACAAGGGCTCTGCCGTCCACGCCTACCCCGAGGAGTTCATCCTCATCGCACGCAAGTGAACCCAAGAAACAGACCTCGCGGGGAAGCACGGACATAGATGGACGCCAACGGGCACCAGGGTCTGGCCGTACGCATCAGCGTCGGTATCTGTCCTCATCGGTCCATGTCGGTCTGTGGAACGCCTCTTCCGCGCCCACCCGAGGGAGCAACTCCCCTTGCCTGCGGGCGGTGCAGTATGTGGTCAATGCACGCAGTCTCTCTATGGGGCAGAGAGACCGCCGAGATTGCAGACCTACGCTGGGCCGCCGAACAGCCGTCGGAGCCAGGCGACGATGTCAAGGGGTTCGGTGAGGCCGACGGGGAGGATGACGTGCGCGGTGGTGTCGTCTAGCACGCGCACTTGGCGATTACCCAGCGAGGCGAACCGCTCGGCCAGCTTGGCGCGGTCGAGATACCGCACGAGCAGATAGCCCTTGCGCCGAGCAACACTGGTGATCTTGAACGGCTCGAGGTAGATGCGCAACTCGTGTCTTGCTAAAAGCTTGCGTACTGGCTCCGGGCAGGCGCCGTAACGGTCGGCCATCTCGTCGCCCACGGCGGCGAGCTCTTCCAGAGTGGCGGCGTGCGCGAGCTTGCGATAGATTTGCATGCGCTGCGCATCATCCGGGATATATTCTATTGGCAGATAGGCATTTAGGTCAATATCCACGTCCACTTCGACCCGTTCGACGACCGGCTCGTGGCGCAGTTCCTTCACGCTGGCCTCGAGGAGCTTGCAGTAGAGGTCGTAGCCAATGGCGGCGATGTGGCCGCTCTGTTCGACGCCGAGGATGTTTCCTGAGCCGCGTATCTCCAGGTCGCGCATGGCGATGCGGAAGCCGGCACCCAGTTCATCGAACTCCTCGATGGCCTTGAGACGATGCAGGGCGACCTGGGTTAGGGGCTTCTCGGGCGAGACAAGGAAGTAGGCATAGGCCCGGTGCTTGTAGCGGCCGACGCGTCCGCGCAGCTGGTGGAGCTCGGCCAAGCCGAACTGGTCGGCGTTGTTGACGAAGAGGGTGTTGGCGCGCGGGATGTCGAGCCCACTCTCGATGATGGTGGTGGAGACGAGCACGTCGGCCTCGCCGTTGACGAAACGGGTCATGTGCTCTTCGAGCTCGTGCTCGTTCATCTGGCCGTGGCCGATGATGAAGCGGGCCTCGGGGACGAGCGCCCGCAGGTGGTGGGCGACCTCCTCAATGTTGTAGACGCGATTGTGCACGAAGAAGACCTGGCCGTCACGCGCCATCTCGCGCAGGATCGCGTCGCGGATCAGGTCGGGGCTGGGGCGGCAGACGCGGGTGCGGATGGTGAGGCGGTCCTGGGGCGGGGTGTTGAGGGCCGAGATGTCGCGGATGCCGAGCAGGGCCATGTGCAGGGTCCGCGGGATCGGGGTAGCGGTCATGGTCAGAATGTCCACGGTGGCGCGGAGGCGCTTCAGCCGCTCCTTGTGCTCAACCCCGAAGCGCTGCTCCTCATCCACCACCACGAGGCCGAGGTCGCGAAAGCGCACGTCACCGGAGAGCAGGCGGTGGGTGCCGATGAGGATGTCTACGCCCCCTTCGGCCGCCCGGCGCAGCACCTCGCGCTGCTCGGCCGGGCTGCGGAAGCGGCTGAGGACCTCGACGACGACCGGATAGTCGGCGAACCGCTCGCGGAAGGTGCGGAAGTGCTGCTGGGCGAGCACTGTGGTGGGCACGAGCACGGCCACCTGCTTGCCGGCGGCCACGGCCTTGAAGGCGGCGCGCATGGCCAGCTCGGTCTTGCCGTAGCCCACGTCGCCGCACAGCAGGCGGTCCATGGGGCGCGGCTTCTCCATGTCGGCCTTGATTTCGTCGCTCGCCGTCAGTTGGTCGGGCGTCTCGGTGTAGGGGAAAGCGCGTTCGAACTCCGCCACCAGCGGGTCGTCGGGCGGGTACGGGATCCCGGGCATCTGCGACCGGATGGCTTGGACGTGGAGGAGGTCCTGCGCAAGGTCCCGGACCGCCTCGCGCACAGCGGCCTTGCGGGTCTCCCACTGGGTGCCGCCGAGCTTGGAGAGCGTGGGCCGCACGCGGAGCGAGCCGACATACTTCTGCACGAGGTCAATCTTGGTGGCGGGGACGTAGAGGAGCACGTTGTCGGCGAACTCAAGGGTGAGGAAGTCCTCGAGCTCGCCCCGGCGATTCAGGCGTTCCATGCCGCGGAAGCGCGCGATGCCGTGGCTCACGTGCACCACGGTGTCGCCGCGCTCGAGGTCGAGAAAGCTCTCGACGGGAGCCGTGGCCCGCCGGCCGGGCCGCCGGCGCTGGGCGTAGCGGTTGAAGATCTCGTGGTGGCCCACGCACGCGAAGCGCAGGTCGCGGAACTCGAAGCCGGCCGACAGGAAGCCCTCGCGGTACTCCAGCCGCTCTGGGCGCGGGAAGTCGGCGTCCTTGAGCAGTTCCTGGAGCCGCTCGCGCTCGCCGGCGTTGGCGCAGAAGATCGCCACGACATCGTTGGAACGCGTCAGGCGGTCCAGCTCTGCCACGATGCTGGCGAGCTGGCCGTCGAAGCCCTGAGTGGAATGAACGTCGAAGGTCTCTGCCCCCTCCTCAGCGCCCGTGTAGACGCTCTGAGTGTGCAGGATGGGCCGGCGCGAGAGGGCACTGTAGAGGGAGTCGAAGCCGAGCAGCTCTTCGCTCGCGCCGAGCTGCTCGGCCGCGCGCTCGGCCCGCTGCTGGACCTCCAGCGGCTCATGCACGCACACCCAGGCATCCGCGGGCAGGAAATCGGCCAGCGACCGCGCCGCGCCCTGAGTCGCCTGCACCACTTGCCGGCCGCTCAATGCCACCACCTCGCAGGACTCCAGCCGCGCGTCGGACCGCTGCGTCTCGATGTCGAAGGTCCGGATCGACTCCACCTCGTCGCCGAAGAACTCGATGCGGCAGGGCTTGGCCGTGGCCAGGGCGAAGAGATCGAGAATGCCGCCGCGGACGCTAAACTCGCCGGCCGTCTCGACCATGGGCACGCGCCGAAGGCCGCGCTCGACCAGCCACTCCGCGAGCGTTTCCAGTGTGTGGCGCTCCCCAACACGGATCGTCAGAGTGCTCCGCGCCACGGCCTCGGGCGACGGGACTGGCTGGAGCAGGGCCTGAACGGCGGCCACGACGATCCGGGGGGCAGGCTCGGGACCCGCCTTACACAGGCGGCGCAGGAGGCCGAGGCGCTGCGACTGCGCGAGGCCGGGGAAGGGGCTCTCGCCGGGCGCCGTCTCCCAGGCGGGGAACAGCGTGGGGAAGTCCGCGGTGAAGAGGCGTAGGTCCTCGGTCAGTTCCTCGGCCGCCTCGACCGACGGGGCAACGACCAGCAGCGGACGGCCGGCCTCGCGCGACAGGGCAGCCAGGAAGCAGGCGACAGAGGATCCCCATAACCCACCGGCCGCGCCCCCCCTGCCGGTAGCCAGGCGGCGGACCAGGCGACGCAGGCGCTCGTCGCCCTGAAGACGGGAAATCAGAGACGCCATCCCGTCCCAGTCATTCTTGTCCAGGGCACCCGACGGCGGGCGCGGTGTACGGCGAGCGACGCTGGCCGCCGCTCCTGGCCCGCGTGCGCGACGCACGGGGCGGGAAGTAGAGTGCCCGGCGCCGCGCCAGCGGCGTCGGGCACCCCGGTGTCGAGCCGAAATCGGTCGGTGGCCTGAGCCGACTCGCACCGTCTGGCTCTACTAGGCAACGCCGCCACGCGAACAGCCACAGCGCATCCCGGCGCCGGTGCCTGGCGGCACTGCCCGCAGCGAGGCGGCGAGATTACTTCTCTTCCGCCTTCTCTTCCTTCTTGACCTCTCC from Planctomycetota bacterium includes these protein-coding regions:
- a CDS encoding DNA methyltransferase; its protein translation is MRRDFSTIQLDISWSFAECTARETGYITHGYHRYPAKFIPQVAARLIREHSAPGDVVLDPFMGSGTTLVEALVAGRRARGCDLNPAALIAARAKTTPIAPDRLHVALRRFEQRLAWLTEERRGPTLFPPPEPILPLNRERLDWWFPRGQQRSLGTILALIEAEEDPAIRAFLRCAFSHTLKTASYWLMKSSKPTRDRAKLALGVPDPVRPLLRHLRKMQRANLVFWHTVPDALRCRPQRACDLRLADARRLPWSARSVALVVTSPPYVTSYEYADLHELTTLWLGHTVEEGGPRRRETRDRDLPPAVPPLVKAGFIGSAAARSRERAEADSPLAREIVAALRLRSLAKAEEVRQYFLDMQTAFRQMRRVLRPGGTLCDVIGNTALDGVPILNAQVHVELLEHLGLTLVDVVKRAIPVKTLPQVRNPQSGKFTSDKGSAVHAYPEEFILIARK
- the mfd gene encoding transcription-repair coupling factor, whose protein sequence is MASLISRLQGDERLRRLVRRLATGRGGAAGGLWGSSVACFLAALSREAGRPLLVVAPSVEAAEELTEDLRLFTADFPTLFPAWETAPGESPFPGLAQSQRLGLLRRLCKAGPEPAPRIVVAAVQALLQPVPSPEAVARSTLTIRVGERHTLETLAEWLVERGLRRVPMVETAGEFSVRGGILDLFALATAKPCRIEFFGDEVESIRTFDIETQRSDARLESCEVVALSGRQVVQATQGAARSLADFLPADAWVCVHEPLEVQQRAERAAEQLGASEELLGFDSLYSALSRRPILHTQSVYTGAEEGAETFDVHSTQGFDGQLASIVAELDRLTRSNDVVAIFCANAGERERLQELLKDADFPRPERLEYREGFLSAGFEFRDLRFACVGHHEIFNRYAQRRRPGRRATAPVESFLDLERGDTVVHVSHGIARFRGMERLNRRGELEDFLTLEFADNVLLYVPATKIDLVQKYVGSLRVRPTLSKLGGTQWETRKAAVREAVRDLAQDLLHVQAIRSQMPGIPYPPDDPLVAEFERAFPYTETPDQLTASDEIKADMEKPRPMDRLLCGDVGYGKTELAMRAAFKAVAAGKQVAVLVPTTVLAQQHFRTFRERFADYPVVVEVLSRFRSPAEQREVLRRAAEGGVDILIGTHRLLSGDVRFRDLGLVVVDEEQRFGVEHKERLKRLRATVDILTMTATPIPRTLHMALLGIRDISALNTPPQDRLTIRTRVCRPSPDLIRDAILREMARDGQVFFVHNRVYNIEEVAHHLRALVPEARFIIGHGQMNEHELEEHMTRFVNGEADVLVSTTIIESGLDIPRANTLFVNNADQFGLAELHQLRGRVGRYKHRAYAYFLVSPEKPLTQVALHRLKAIEEFDELGAGFRIAMRDLEIRGSGNILGVEQSGHIAAIGYDLYCKLLEASVKELRHEPVVERVEVDVDIDLNAYLPIEYIPDDAQRMQIYRKLAHAATLEELAAVGDEMADRYGACPEPVRKLLARHELRIYLEPFKITSVARRKGYLLVRYLDRAKLAERFASLGNRQVRVLDDTTAHVILPVGLTEPLDIVAWLRRLFGGPA
- a CDS encoding sugar phosphate isomerase/epimerase family protein gives rise to the protein MPATVVATQLYGWTQPENFPNRPPLMERLDEAFAAIKRAGIDNVEGDTAMAADPRFTAALERHKLGFPASYSGGTFHIEDEAPKSIAAMVANARVAKELGVRVINCNPAVKPGGAEKTDEELATQAKWLDACGDELRALGIRFALHNHSPEMRSAAREVHSWMSGTDPANVWFNADVEWIRHGGGDPVALLEVYGRRTASLHVRDAIGTTWVQALGEGDIDFPAIAAVLKRKGFAGPISIEHATMQGTQITRSFEENHRISRDFIRRVFGV